The Streptomyces sp. DG1A-41 genomic sequence GGTGTGCTGCAGATGCGGGGTCTCGATCCGCAGGGTGCGGCCCTGGGCGCAGACGCGGCTGGCGGAGAGCACTTCGGGTGACGGCAGGTCGGTGGGGCGGTGGGTGTCGGGCAGGCCGAAGGAGAGCGTCGCCGGGTACTGGCCGACGATCTCGGGGACCGTGCCGTGGGCGGCGATCTGCCCGGCGTGCATGATCGCGAGATGGTCGGCGAGGGCTTCGGCCTCTTCGAGGTAATGGGTCGTCAGAACAATGGTGGTGCCCATGTCTTTCAGACTTCTGATGAGGCGCCAGGTGTCGTGGCGTCCCTCCGGGTCCATGCCCGTGGTGGGCTCGTCGAGGAAGAGCAGATCGGGATCCGCGAGGGTGGCCAGGGCCAGGTCGAGGCGGCGCTTCTCGCCACCGGAGAGGTTCTTGACCTGCACGTCGGCGCGATGAGTGAGACCCACCAGGGCGATGGCGTCCCGCACGGGACGAGGGCGGCTGATGCAGCCGGCCCACATGCGGGCGGTCTCGGCCACGGTGAGCTGCTCGGCGAATCCGCTGTGCTGGAGCATGGCACCGGTGCGCGGCCTGGTCTGTTTGCGGTCGCGGAACGGGTCGTACCTGCCGAAGAGTCGGATGCTTCCTTCGGCGGGCCTGGCCAGGCCTTCGAGCAGTTCGATGGTGGAGGTCTTGCCTGCGCCGTTCGTACCGAGGAGGCCGAAGAGTTCGCCTTTTCGCACGGTGAAGCTGACGCCGCGCACGGCGTCGAAGGCCTTGGTGCCGCTTCCGTACCGGCGCCAGAGATCTGTGACCTCGATCACATTTTCCTGGGAAGGGGGGATCATGCGACTCATCGTCGAGCCGATGGGCGGCCTCCTCCAGTGCAGCGTGTCATCGGTTTCCATGACAGACGTCACGCTCCAGTGTGATAAATGTCATGGGAAAATACGGCCGTGTTCCCAAGTTCGTGCGTGATGTGCGTCATGTTGCACTGGCAGGTTCGAGTGATTGTCTCCTTTCCGTGGCGCACGTCACACGCCTCAACGGGGGCACGGGGGACAACATCTGCACAACTGGGCCATGCCCACCTCCGCGACCCCTCGACGGGCGGAATCGTTTCGTCTAGAGGGAGAAAACCGTGCAGGAACTTCTGTCGCACTTCGACGCCGAGGACATCAACACCAACGAGGGCGAGGTCATGATCGACCACGCTCCTGTGATGGCCACGCCGATCACCGTCACCATCACGGCGACGACCGCGACCACTGCCACCACCGCCAACTGACCGCGCGCCGGCTCCGCCGGCTCCGTACAGACAGCCTGCGTGCTGACGCCACAGCCAGGAAGGGGGTGACGACTGATGAAGGAGATCATCGAACACTTCGACGCCCAGGACATCGAGGGCGACAAAGGTGAGGTCCGTATCGACCACGCCCCGGTGATGGCCACGCCGATCACGGTGACGACCACCGCCACCACGGC encodes the following:
- a CDS encoding ABC transporter ATP-binding protein, encoding MIPPSQENVIEVTDLWRRYGSGTKAFDAVRGVSFTVRKGELFGLLGTNGAGKTSTIELLEGLARPAEGSIRLFGRYDPFRDRKQTRPRTGAMLQHSGFAEQLTVAETARMWAGCISRPRPVRDAIALVGLTHRADVQVKNLSGGEKRRLDLALATLADPDLLFLDEPTTGMDPEGRHDTWRLIRSLKDMGTTIVLTTHYLEEAEALADHLAIMHAGQIAAHGTVPEIVGQYPATLSFGLPDTHRPTDLPSPEVLSASRVCAQGRTLRIETPHLQHTTTELLIWARDHDITLTGLDARSASLEEAFLHIARNGLTRSEEPQTA